A stretch of DNA from Diadema setosum chromosome 10, eeDiaSeto1, whole genome shotgun sequence:
AGTTGCACGATTGCTGATGGACTTCTCAGGTTTGCATATAGCGCCGCGGGCGTCCATCGGCGGCGAACTTTCGTCGTCGCCCTCACTGCCTCCGTTATTATTATTCGGCGCCTCGTTTGGCTGTTGCTTGACCCACACGAGTTTCTTGGAGTCGCCACTCAAACCCTTCGTGGGGGAGCTCTGGAGGGGATTCCTCGAGCACACTCGGTCGGCTGTCCGTGGGACCGGTGGTCGGCTCTCCCTCGTCGTCTCTACCGGTGCCAGGGGAGAAGCGGCGGCACTCGGCAGCTCAGTGCCTGGCGTTGCAGCACTGCCTACGTCCGGTTTAGGGTTGGTCGGACCGGTTCGTTCAGGAGATCTACTTGTGTAGTTAACTAAAGGTATGTCATGCAGAGGATTAACGTGTGTCGTCAGATCCGAGTTTTGCGTAGCTACATTCTTAGTACTTCTTGGCACGGATTTGACAGACCCGGAGTCGGACCCGGCGGATTTACTCTCTaaatccttcttcttcttcttgtgtcTAGTTCCCCTCTTCACTCGCTTTGCCTTCGAGTTTGTCTGTCTTGGTGGCGGTGGTGTTGTGCATACTGATGGTACACCACATAGACATACGCCCTCTACTGGTGGCAATGATTTGACTGAAATAGGACCATTGACGCTCCTTGCCTTTATCGGCGACAGTTGTGTAGGTCTTTCGATTCTAGAAGGATCGTGCTTAAACGTTGGAGACGGAACTGCAGCTACACCCTTTTTTAACGTTCGCGTAGTCGTAGAAAAAGTAGTCTCTGCATCTGACCTGACCGGGCCTACGTAGTTTGAACACGTCGGTATACTGGACACATCGAAGGATTCATCCTGAGACGGATTTTTCAGTAGAGTTACTTTGGCAGCTTCACTTTCGTTTGACTCCTGGGAATCGTTTCGCTGTCTCCCCTCCGCTAGACTAGGTCCGTGGACGAGAACAACGGGCGAACTGTGCGATGACTCGTCTGCATAGGCTACATCATCCAGTCGTTTGTTTGCTATATGCGGGCAGGACGCACTCTTCAGTCTCGTATTGCTGTTCATGACCTCACACTGGAGCGCGTACATGTGCTCCTGTCGCGTCTGGATGTCGTCGTAGTCCTGGTCTTCGTCGAGAAGCTTTCTCGCTTGGCGCTTGGCCTCATCACGGGCTTCGCATATCAGGACACACGCGCACATTGCGATAAACGATCCTAGTCCTATGAGGACGGGTCCAAATGTCCGGAACCGCTCTACCTGGGCTCGGAGCTTTTCGTCTACCATCTTTATCGTGTCGTTCCCGACCACAACGGTTTGCATGGCAATTTCGCGCGACATGTATCCGCACGCAGTCATGGCCACACTTCCTGAGGCGACCACAAGCCCCAACACAAGGCATATGTGGACTGGGTTACATCGCACGCAACAACGTGTCTTTGATTCGGTCCCATCCGCCTGGGGCGTTGCCTGGGATTGAGGTGTCCCGTGCTCCTTCTGTGTGTGGGACAGCGTACACACGGACTGCTTACGAGTAGGTGACGAGTCCGTCGGGCTACTCTCCTGAGGTTTGCTCTCTTCGCTACCCCGCGACCCGTCCTGACTTCTCTGCGGAGAGGTGTCCGACCACTCCCGCTGCTCGGACTGCTGAGCGTCGCCCAAACGACTCGATGGCTCGGATTCCGGACCGCGTTCCGCGTTGGGAGTCGAGGCGTTTGATTCCGCCTCGGCTGATGCTTGGTGCTCCATCGCCGCAAGGGGCGCTGTTCACTACACAGACAGTCGGTGGTCATCAATGTAGCACAGGAATACCTATAGAATGGACAAACGGGAAGAAAAAAGTTTGCATCAGTGATGGTAGATCGACAAGACTATGCCATGACGTCACAGGGAAATAATCAACATTAGAAGTTTCATAATTCCATGAATGCATTCTGTTACAGGGGATGTAGGAAAAATGGTAAACgggacttcttttttttcgcgACACATGAGAGAAAATGTCTGTTTTTATAGACCCTGAGTCACTGTCATGACTTTGTTATGAGATAGAAAGAGGCCAGCTGAGGCATCCAGGTCTCTGAATACTTAGCAAGTGAACAAGAAGAAGGGCTTTGGAATAGAGAAAAAGATATTATGTACGTGTAAAAGATATTGTCGATGTAGGTGCATTCAGGTTCTTGGCTGCAATGCAACAAGATgataattcattttcaaaatacgTCATTCTATTGAACTAGCGTTACAACTTATTAGTTTCATTTGAGTATATACATAAAAGCCAGTGACATAATTCAAAGTTACAAAATGTGATTACAGCGGTGATACTGATAATTATGGTGGTATAAACAATGACGACAACATTAATGAAAATGCTAGCATTTATattagtggagcggcatagcttgaaaaattagaggaattgtgcattttatgataaaagcaccaaatttcgcacacatgttgacaatgacatttgaaataaattgagatattgggccatcgtaaatagcgccctcagcggCCATGGCAGTCATTtttaaaaatggctgccataaatgccatttttcaaacgagtgggaaataacatttaaaatagATTTAAATATTGGGCCACAGCAAATTGCGCCCTCtacggccatggcagccattttcaaaatggccgccataaatgccatttttcgcaaaaaaattaaaaatttcagaagggaaaaccagtaagattttgcaaacgagtggaaaataacattcaaaataagttcagatatttggccatcgtaaatagcgccctcaacggccatagcagccattttttcaaaatggccgccataaatgccatttttaaaaaaaaattacaaatttcagaagggaaaatcaataagattttgcaaatgtgtcggaaatagcattcaaaatgaattcagatact
This window harbors:
- the LOC140234509 gene encoding uncharacterized protein, with protein sequence MEHQASAEAESNASTPNAERGPESEPSSRLGDAQQSEQREWSDTSPQRSQDGSRGSEESKPQESSPTDSSPTRKQSVCTLSHTQKEHGTPQSQATPQADGTESKTRCCVRCNPVHICLVLGLVVASGSVAMTACGYMSREIAMQTVVVGNDTIKMVDEKLRAQVERFRTFGPVLIGLGSFIAMCACVLICEARDEAKRQARKLLDEDQDYDDIQTRQEHMYALQCEVMNSNTRLKSASCPHIANKRLDDVAYADESSHSSPVVLVHGPSLAEGRQRNDSQESNESEAAKVTLLKNPSQDESFDVSSIPTCSNYVGPVRSDAETTFSTTTRTLKKGVAAVPSPTFKHDPSRIERPTQLSPIKARSVNGPISVKSLPPVEGVCLCGVPSVCTTPPPPRQTNSKAKRVKRGTRHKKKKKDLESKSAGSDSGSVKSVPRSTKNVATQNSDLTTHVNPLHDIPLVNYTSRSPERTGPTNPKPDVGSAATPGTELPSAAASPLAPVETTRESRPPVPRTADRVCSRNPLQSSPTKGLSGDSKKLVWVKQQPNEAPNNNNGGSEGDDESSPPMDARGAICKPEKSISNRATVNEQPCDSNSNVSTMSSKQLSPKATPSNVIYDVIHDKGQHVHTSKSEVVL